A window from Vulcanimicrobium alpinum encodes these proteins:
- the lysA gene encoding diaminopimelate decarboxylase, translating to MTTTSFAVDAALGGVPARELAATYGTPLFVIDLDVFDLEVDRVVRSCAPHGITVGYAAKAFLCAALAEHLAATPLRLDVCSLGELVTAERGGFPAERMYFHGCGKTAEELQAIVDRRVAFDVIDNDEELARLAAITSPADPVDVMLRINTGIEAHTHAFIRTGGENTKFGFALAAAPAAFARIAALPQLRLIGLHGHIGSQIAETAPFVANLDELLGLARIARASGHPVAEIICGGGIGVEEGPDDPRPVDIDELTAALEGRARGTGLRLAVEPGRAVIARAGSSLYRVMAVKTQGRRRFVIVDGGMADNPRPLLYGARHLPEVVAARAAGPDEPATLAGRSCENDEMGDYVLPRDLAAGDLIALRITGAYTYSMASNYNRFGRPAVVFVRDGHHRRVIRAETADDVMRLDVV from the coding sequence ATGACGACGACCAGCTTTGCGGTCGATGCGGCGCTGGGCGGCGTCCCCGCGCGCGAACTCGCCGCGACGTACGGCACGCCGCTGTTCGTGATCGACCTCGACGTCTTCGACCTCGAAGTCGACCGCGTCGTGCGGTCGTGCGCGCCGCACGGCATCACGGTCGGTTACGCGGCGAAAGCATTTCTGTGCGCCGCCCTCGCCGAACACCTCGCGGCGACGCCCTTACGCCTGGACGTCTGTTCGCTCGGGGAGCTGGTGACCGCCGAGCGCGGCGGCTTCCCCGCCGAACGCATGTATTTTCACGGCTGCGGGAAGACCGCGGAGGAGCTGCAGGCGATCGTCGATCGTCGCGTCGCGTTCGACGTGATCGACAACGACGAAGAACTCGCTCGGCTCGCGGCGATCACGTCGCCCGCCGACCCGGTCGACGTCATGCTGCGGATCAACACCGGGATCGAAGCGCACACCCACGCCTTTATCCGCACCGGCGGCGAGAACACGAAATTCGGTTTTGCGCTGGCGGCTGCGCCGGCGGCGTTCGCGCGGATCGCCGCCCTCCCGCAACTGCGGCTGATCGGCCTGCACGGCCACATCGGCTCGCAAATCGCCGAGACCGCGCCGTTCGTCGCCAATCTCGACGAACTGCTCGGCCTCGCGCGGATCGCGCGCGCGAGCGGCCACCCGGTCGCTGAGATCATCTGCGGGGGCGGGATCGGCGTCGAGGAAGGCCCCGACGATCCGCGTCCGGTCGACATCGACGAACTGACCGCGGCGCTCGAGGGTCGCGCGCGAGGGACCGGCCTGCGGCTCGCGGTGGAGCCCGGCCGGGCCGTGATCGCGCGCGCGGGCTCGTCGCTGTACCGCGTCATGGCCGTGAAAACGCAGGGGCGGCGGCGCTTCGTCATCGTCGACGGCGGGATGGCCGACAACCCGCGCCCGCTCCTCTACGGCGCGCGGCATCTCCCCGAGGTCGTCGCGGCGCGCGCAGCAGGCCCCGACGAACCGGCGACGCTGGCCGGTCGGTCGTGCGAAAACGACGAGATGGGAGACTACGTGCTGCCGCGCGATCTCGCCGCCGGCGACCTCATCGCGCTGCGCATCACCGGCGCCTATACGTACAGCATGGCGAGCAACTACAACCGCTTCGGCCGGCCCGCCGTCGTGTTCGTGCGCGACGGTCATCATCGCCGCGTGATCCGTGCCGAGACCGCCGACGACGTGATGCGGCTGGACGTCGTGTGA
- a CDS encoding Maf family protein: MRADPYTHCIAHLERLEHAALASASPRRRELLASLGLRVSVIASEYVETPLPGRTPAELAAEHAYGKAMGAHADGLIVAADTVVDRDGVALGKPAGIDEARAMLRSLAGRWHEVHTAFVLRDDRHGAHVAQTVTTRVRFAELDEVTIDAYAASGDGLDKAGAYGIQGFAATLVERIDGDYFTVVGFPLAAFARALPRLGYSLAPRARAEVAA, translated from the coding sequence GTGCGCGCCGATCCGTACACTCATTGCATCGCACACCTCGAACGGCTCGAACACGCAGCACTGGCAAGCGCATCACCACGGCGACGCGAGCTACTCGCGTCGCTTGGTTTGCGCGTGTCGGTCATCGCAAGCGAGTACGTCGAAACGCCGCTCCCCGGCCGCACCCCCGCCGAACTTGCAGCCGAACACGCGTACGGGAAGGCGATGGGGGCGCATGCCGACGGTCTGATCGTCGCCGCCGACACGGTCGTCGATCGCGACGGCGTCGCGCTGGGCAAGCCCGCCGGGATCGACGAGGCGCGCGCGATGCTGCGCAGCCTCGCCGGCCGCTGGCACGAGGTCCACACGGCGTTCGTCCTGCGCGATGACCGACACGGCGCACATGTTGCGCAAACGGTTACGACGCGGGTCCGTTTTGCCGAATTGGATGAGGTGACGATCGACGCTTACGCCGCGTCGGGCGACGGCCTCGACAAAGCGGGCGCTTACGGGATCCAGGGGTTTGCCGCGACGCTGGTCGAGCGGATCGACGGCGATTATTTCACCGTGGTGGGCTTCCCGCTCGCCGCCTTCGCCCGGGCCCTGCCGCGCCTGGGGTATTCGCTGGCGCCGCGGGCGCGCGCCGAGGTAGCCGCATGA
- a CDS encoding rod shape-determining protein: MSLAGSVRATFSPDIGIDLGTANTVVYSHDEGVLISEPSVVAYRTSDDAVVAIGQAAKELDGRAPGRIRVVHPLRGGTISDFRGAHALVKTVVDRALASRTRIAPRVIACVPGCATDIECKAVEEAIRAAGPRITTFVPQAVAAAVGAGLDIMGTTPRMVIDIGGGTTEIAVLVLGGVVAMHSIKIGGDTFDEAIVARLRREYFGIGPLTAERLKIERGYAGRAPGREPYSVSGTNMAALRPGKRFVDETLVGEAMADGIDKIARAAWSILEATPPDLAGELLEAGIVLTGGGALIPGFAGEIGARTNVPTTVADDPLGCVARGAGEILASPGLLERLRPHADRLTRWYQSLRIGMRESYSR; encoded by the coding sequence ATGAGCTTGGCGGGATCGGTCCGAGCAACGTTCAGCCCCGATATCGGGATCGATCTGGGCACCGCCAACACCGTAGTGTACTCGCACGACGAAGGCGTTCTCATCAGCGAGCCCTCGGTCGTCGCCTATCGCACCAGCGACGACGCGGTCGTCGCAATCGGTCAGGCGGCGAAGGAACTCGACGGCCGCGCGCCCGGCCGGATCCGGGTGGTGCACCCGCTGCGCGGCGGAACGATCTCCGATTTCCGCGGGGCGCACGCGCTCGTCAAAACCGTCGTCGACCGCGCGCTCGCCTCGCGCACGCGCATCGCTCCACGCGTCATCGCGTGCGTCCCGGGCTGCGCGACCGATATCGAATGCAAGGCGGTCGAGGAAGCGATTCGCGCCGCAGGCCCGCGCATCACGACGTTCGTGCCGCAGGCGGTCGCCGCCGCGGTCGGGGCGGGGCTCGACATCATGGGTACCACGCCGCGTATGGTGATCGATATCGGCGGCGGGACGACCGAGATCGCCGTGCTGGTCCTCGGCGGCGTCGTCGCGATGCACTCGATCAAGATCGGCGGCGACACGTTCGATGAAGCGATCGTCGCGCGGCTGCGCCGCGAATATTTCGGAATCGGACCGCTCACCGCCGAGCGGCTGAAGATCGAACGCGGCTACGCCGGCCGAGCGCCGGGCCGCGAACCGTATTCGGTGAGCGGGACGAACATGGCGGCGCTGCGGCCCGGAAAGCGGTTCGTCGACGAGACGCTGGTCGGCGAGGCGATGGCCGACGGGATCGACAAGATCGCGCGCGCCGCCTGGTCGATTCTCGAAGCGACACCGCCCGATCTCGCCGGCGAACTGCTCGAAGCGGGGATCGTCCTCACCGGCGGCGGCGCACTTATCCCGGGATTCGCAGGCGAGATCGGTGCACGCACGAACGTCCCGACAACGGTCGCGGACGATCCGCTCGGCTGCGTCGCCCGCGGCGCCGGCGAGATTCTGGCGTCGCCCGGTCTGCTCGAACGGTTGCGGCCGCATGCGGACCGGCTGACGAGGTGGTACCAATCTTTACGTATCGGGATGAGAGAAAGCTATTCGCGGTAG
- the mreC gene encoding rod shape-determining protein MreC, which yields MTAFVQTAIAWVTGGVRGGVDTVVRTPGLASENARLRAENTLLRTRNDELLERLARVPAAADLADAKFAHPDGIEATVIGYDPEAATHVLTIDRGAKDGVRRDAGVVTGAGVVGRIVEVAPLSSKVLVVTDATSKLPAVVQRGRWWAIGVGTSTRVKLQYVSQDAKLRPGDRIVTGEGRSFHAGVLIGRIVQVEPVNAGALDQSAIVQPAVDLSALSRVLVLPQK from the coding sequence GTGACCGCGTTCGTGCAGACCGCGATCGCGTGGGTGACCGGCGGCGTGCGCGGAGGCGTCGACACCGTCGTGCGCACGCCGGGACTCGCGAGCGAGAACGCACGCCTGCGCGCGGAGAACACGCTGCTGCGCACCCGCAACGACGAGCTGCTCGAACGTCTCGCGCGCGTCCCCGCGGCCGCGGACCTTGCCGATGCGAAATTCGCGCACCCCGACGGGATCGAAGCGACCGTGATCGGTTACGATCCCGAAGCGGCGACGCACGTGCTCACGATCGATCGCGGTGCGAAGGACGGCGTGCGCCGCGATGCCGGCGTCGTCACCGGTGCGGGCGTCGTCGGACGCATCGTCGAGGTCGCGCCGCTTTCGTCGAAGGTGCTGGTCGTGACCGACGCGACCTCGAAACTTCCCGCCGTGGTCCAGCGCGGACGCTGGTGGGCGATCGGCGTCGGCACGTCGACGCGCGTCAAACTGCAGTACGTCTCGCAGGACGCGAAGCTGCGTCCGGGCGACCGCATCGTCACCGGCGAAGGCCGCTCGTTTCATGCCGGCGTGCTGATCGGCCGCATCGTGCAGGTGGAACCCGTCAACGCCGGCGCGCTCGACCAGAGCGCGATCGTGCAGCCCGCCGTCGATCTCTCGGCCCTCTCGCGTGTCCTCGTTCTCCCGCAGAAGTAG
- the mreD gene encoding rod shape-determining protein MreD: protein MLGWTALLALAQTTLVPLVAFRGAVPSLVTIAVVLYAVRTGARRGAMLAIPAGLLEDIFAGTGGAWTLGTTIVALLAGGISRRMFADGWFAPAVLCGLAVLLRDLLFWTVMRMEGFPAGFAVAHLHTSLWRALFTSLVAFVWLIVRGRLVVDKTTVERWG from the coding sequence GTGCTCGGCTGGACCGCGCTGCTCGCGCTGGCGCAGACGACGCTCGTGCCGCTCGTCGCGTTTCGCGGCGCGGTGCCGTCGCTCGTCACGATCGCCGTCGTGTTGTACGCGGTGCGCACCGGCGCGCGCCGGGGCGCGATGCTCGCGATCCCGGCCGGCTTGCTCGAAGACATCTTCGCCGGGACGGGCGGCGCGTGGACGCTCGGGACGACGATCGTCGCCCTGCTCGCCGGCGGCATCTCGCGCCGCATGTTCGCGGACGGCTGGTTCGCGCCGGCGGTGCTGTGCGGGCTCGCGGTGCTCTTGCGCGATCTGCTGTTCTGGACCGTGATGCGGATGGAAGGCTTCCCAGCCGGCTTCGCCGTCGCGCACCTGCACACGTCGCTGTGGCGCGCGCTGTTCACGTCGCTCGTCGCGTTCGTATGGCTGATCGTGCGCGGCCGGCTCGTCGTCGACAAGACGACCGTGGAGCGCTGGGGATGA
- the mrdA gene encoding penicillin-binding protein 2 has translation MSAAGAPVERPLPRIAGFLGVLLIALIAIVARLAQVQLVQGGEFAAAARANQIEVIPIAAPRGLIVDRHGTVMVRSRPSFVCALIPSEITDIDKTLAMLADVLRVPAATLQHRLLHHHNINYKNFDEVRTYEPYGPVILASDLTAVQMARLAEAQSDLPGVDMEEQPVRNYPYGKEGAHIFGYVGVIDEDEYAKRKRLGYSPNDVVGKDGLENAYDRWLHGRAGGEQVEVNASGALVRRLKPLDSIPGDTLVTTIDWKLQRSVEKHLGKMLAKWGKARGQRLSGAVVVLDPYNGSVLALASMPAFDPNAFATPIDTKRYNALLGDKLNPLYDRAIGAASPSGSTFKMVTGSAAISSGVIAPHQVLYDSGAWSCYGTTFVDIAAGGIGSTGFEHALAASSDGYFYQLGWRLKNERLRYYATQYGLGSKLGIDLPGEYPGNWPTEEWVQATFGKGYHLEPSDACQLAIGQGSMQATPLQIASVAATVINGGTLYRPHLVSEIRSPRGTVLKRFDHEVIRHVNVSQEALREVREGMAQVTKPWGTASGLEIPGLTFSGKTGTAETEGGNGPNTTWFVAWAPSSHPKFAMAVYMEKSGGYGASVAAPVAQHVIADYFGKKIEPL, from the coding sequence ATGAGCGCCGCCGGAGCTCCCGTCGAGCGTCCGCTCCCGCGGATCGCCGGCTTTCTCGGCGTGCTGCTGATCGCGCTGATCGCGATCGTCGCGCGGCTGGCGCAGGTCCAGCTCGTGCAGGGCGGCGAGTTCGCGGCCGCGGCGCGCGCCAACCAAATCGAGGTGATCCCGATCGCCGCGCCGCGCGGACTCATCGTCGACCGTCACGGCACCGTTATGGTGCGGTCGCGGCCGTCGTTCGTCTGCGCGCTGATCCCGTCCGAAATCACCGACATCGACAAGACGCTCGCGATGCTCGCCGACGTGCTGCGCGTTCCGGCCGCGACGCTGCAGCACCGTCTGCTCCATCACCACAACATCAACTACAAGAACTTCGACGAGGTGCGCACGTACGAACCGTACGGGCCGGTGATCCTCGCCAGCGATCTCACCGCGGTGCAGATGGCGCGGCTCGCCGAGGCGCAGAGCGATCTTCCCGGCGTCGACATGGAAGAGCAGCCGGTGCGCAACTACCCCTACGGCAAAGAGGGCGCGCACATCTTCGGTTATGTCGGCGTGATCGACGAAGACGAGTACGCGAAACGCAAACGGCTGGGCTACTCGCCCAACGACGTCGTCGGCAAGGACGGGCTCGAGAACGCCTACGACCGCTGGCTGCACGGCCGCGCGGGCGGCGAGCAGGTCGAGGTGAACGCCTCCGGTGCGCTCGTGCGGCGGCTCAAACCGCTCGACTCGATCCCCGGCGACACGCTGGTGACGACGATCGACTGGAAGCTTCAGCGCAGCGTCGAGAAACACTTGGGGAAGATGCTCGCCAAGTGGGGGAAAGCGCGCGGCCAGCGGCTCTCGGGCGCGGTCGTGGTACTCGATCCGTACAACGGCAGCGTCCTTGCGCTCGCATCGATGCCGGCCTTCGATCCCAACGCGTTCGCGACGCCGATCGACACGAAACGCTACAACGCGCTGCTCGGCGACAAGCTCAACCCGCTCTACGACCGCGCGATCGGCGCGGCGTCGCCGAGCGGTTCGACGTTCAAGATGGTGACCGGGTCGGCCGCGATCTCGAGCGGGGTGATCGCGCCGCATCAGGTGCTCTATGATTCCGGTGCGTGGTCGTGCTATGGGACCACGTTCGTCGACATCGCCGCCGGCGGGATCGGCTCGACCGGGTTCGAGCACGCGCTCGCGGCATCGTCGGACGGGTATTTCTATCAGCTCGGCTGGCGGCTGAAAAACGAGCGGCTGCGCTATTACGCGACGCAGTATGGGCTCGGATCGAAACTCGGGATCGATCTCCCCGGCGAGTATCCGGGCAACTGGCCGACCGAGGAGTGGGTGCAGGCGACGTTCGGCAAGGGCTACCACCTCGAGCCGAGCGACGCATGTCAGCTTGCGATCGGACAAGGATCGATGCAGGCGACGCCGCTGCAGATCGCCAGCGTCGCTGCGACGGTGATCAACGGCGGGACGCTCTACCGCCCGCATCTCGTCTCCGAGATCCGCTCGCCGCGCGGCACGGTGCTCAAACGCTTCGATCACGAAGTGATCCGTCACGTCAACGTCTCGCAGGAAGCGCTGCGCGAAGTGCGTGAGGGGATGGCGCAGGTCACCAAGCCCTGGGGAACGGCGTCCGGGCTGGAGATTCCGGGCCTCACGTTCTCCGGCAAAACCGGAACCGCGGAGACCGAAGGCGGGAACGGGCCGAACACGACGTGGTTCGTCGCGTGGGCGCCGAGCAGCCATCCGAAGTTTGCGATGGCCGTCTACATGGAGAAATCCGGCGGCTACGGCGCATCGGTCGCCGCACCGGTCGCGCAGCACGTGATCGCCGACTACTTCGGGAAGAAGATCGAGCCGCTCTGA
- a CDS encoding pyridoxal phosphate-dependent aminotransferase translates to MPTVAHHADYLCQAVARLGSESAFEVLARAKALEAQGRRVVHMEIGEPDFDTPEHIKRAGIRAIEDNYSHYTPSAGIPELRDAIADYASRFRGLTPAYARENVVVGAGAKPIIWNLLSAILDPGDELVYADPAYPAYASAASYLQAKPIPVALLESRNWRLDLDELAAKVGPKTKAIVITSPHNPTGGVLTRDDLERIAELAQRHGALVVSDEIYSRNIYGPTFNSIAQLDGMRERTIIVDGFSKAYAMTGWRLGYCVAPEAIAKTVTLFNNNTFSCVATFVQHAGIAALTGDDAPIRRMNAIFRERRDAIVAGLNDVPGVSCTLPDGAFYAFPNVSQVTHDDRHLAQWLLQECGVACLGGSSFGAAGAGYLRFSYAASIDDIRWAVAQVREHLPRYESPAR, encoded by the coding sequence ATGCCGACCGTCGCTCATCACGCAGACTACTTGTGCCAGGCCGTTGCGCGTCTCGGAAGCGAGAGCGCGTTCGAGGTGCTGGCCCGCGCCAAGGCGCTCGAAGCGCAGGGGCGGCGCGTGGTGCACATGGAGATCGGCGAACCCGACTTCGATACGCCCGAACACATCAAGCGCGCCGGCATCCGCGCGATCGAAGACAATTACAGTCACTACACGCCCTCGGCCGGGATCCCCGAGCTGCGCGACGCGATCGCCGACTACGCCTCACGCTTTCGCGGGCTCACGCCGGCGTACGCGCGGGAGAACGTCGTGGTCGGCGCCGGCGCGAAGCCGATCATCTGGAACCTGCTCTCCGCGATCCTCGATCCCGGCGACGAGCTCGTGTACGCCGATCCCGCCTACCCCGCATACGCATCCGCCGCGAGCTACCTGCAGGCGAAGCCGATCCCGGTCGCGCTGCTGGAGTCGCGCAACTGGCGCCTCGATCTCGACGAGCTCGCCGCGAAAGTCGGGCCGAAGACCAAAGCGATCGTCATCACCTCGCCGCACAACCCCACCGGCGGAGTACTGACGCGCGACGACCTCGAGCGGATCGCCGAGCTCGCGCAGCGGCACGGCGCGCTCGTCGTCTCCGACGAGATCTACTCGCGCAACATCTACGGGCCGACCTTCAACTCGATCGCGCAGCTCGACGGGATGCGCGAACGCACGATCATCGTCGACGGCTTCTCCAAAGCGTACGCAATGACGGGCTGGCGGCTGGGCTACTGCGTCGCACCCGAAGCGATCGCCAAGACGGTGACGCTGTTCAACAACAACACGTTCTCGTGCGTTGCGACGTTCGTCCAGCACGCCGGTATCGCCGCGCTCACCGGCGACGACGCGCCGATCCGGCGCATGAACGCGATCTTCCGCGAACGGCGCGATGCGATCGTCGCCGGCCTCAACGACGTGCCTGGCGTGAGCTGCACGCTCCCCGACGGCGCGTTCTATGCATTTCCCAACGTCTCACAGGTGACGCACGACGACCGCCATCTCGCGCAATGGCTACTGCAGGAATGCGGCGTCGCGTGCCTGGGCGGATCGAGCTTCGGAGCAGCGGGCGCCGGCTATCTGCGCTTCTCGTACGCCGCCTCGATCGACGACATCCGCTGGGCGGTCGCCCAAGTGCGCGAACACCTGCCCCGCTACGAGTCCCCCGCGCGCTGA
- a CDS encoding GNAT family N-acetyltransferase, protein MDFVVRRAGVEDVDIVAPLFDAYRVFYKQRSDPGLAAAFVGDRLRRGESALFVAEDPDGEAVGFVQLYPAFSSTDAAPGPLWLLNDLYVVEERRRNGVGRALLERAERLARESGAVGLTLSTAVDNLRAQRLYEAMGYRRETVFFTYNLTFAKTEPAP, encoded by the coding sequence GTGGACTTCGTCGTGCGTCGTGCCGGCGTCGAAGATGTCGACATCGTCGCTCCGCTTTTCGACGCCTACCGCGTATTCTACAAGCAGCGTTCCGATCCGGGGCTCGCCGCGGCGTTCGTCGGCGACCGGCTGCGGCGCGGCGAGTCGGCGCTGTTCGTCGCCGAGGATCCGGACGGCGAGGCGGTGGGCTTCGTCCAGCTCTATCCGGCGTTCTCGTCGACGGATGCGGCGCCCGGCCCGCTGTGGCTGCTCAACGATCTCTACGTCGTCGAGGAGCGGCGCCGCAACGGCGTGGGCCGGGCGCTGCTGGAGCGCGCGGAGCGGCTCGCGCGCGAGAGCGGTGCGGTCGGCCTGACGCTCTCGACGGCCGTCGACAACCTGCGCGCGCAGCGCCTCTACGAAGCGATGGGCTACCGTCGCGAGACGGTGTTCTTCACCTACAACCTGACGTTCGCGAAAACCGAACCCGCGCCCTGA
- the trpS gene encoding tryptophan--tRNA ligase — protein MARPVVFSGIQPTGSIHIGNYFGAIKQWVTGQDDAENIFCLVDMHALTVPQDPAALRAQILETATVLLAAGIDPAKSRLFVQSDVREHGELTWYLSCVAAMGQLGRMTQYKEKSEAQRGEVRVGLFAYPLLMAADILLYRTTHVPVGEDQKQHIELTRDLAQRFNAAYGGVFVLPEPAIPAAGARIMGLDDPTKKMSKSVAGSYHAIRVLDPPEQIRKAVMSAQTDSGREIRIDPARPGVTNLLAIYMAASGTSAAEAEAHFAGARGYGDVKKELVDLLVETLRPLRERYAELAADPATVHELLCAGADAVRPIARATADAAKRAMGVGS, from the coding sequence ATGGCCCGTCCCGTCGTCTTCTCCGGCATCCAGCCCACCGGTTCGATTCACATCGGCAACTACTTCGGCGCGATCAAACAGTGGGTGACCGGACAGGACGATGCGGAGAACATCTTCTGTCTGGTCGACATGCACGCGCTCACCGTCCCGCAGGACCCCGCCGCGCTGCGCGCTCAGATTCTCGAGACCGCGACGGTCCTGCTGGCGGCGGGGATCGATCCCGCGAAATCGCGGCTGTTCGTGCAAAGCGACGTGCGCGAGCACGGCGAGCTGACGTGGTATCTGTCGTGCGTCGCAGCGATGGGACAGCTCGGCCGCATGACGCAGTACAAGGAAAAATCCGAAGCGCAGCGCGGCGAAGTGCGCGTCGGCCTGTTCGCCTATCCGCTGCTGATGGCGGCCGACATCCTGCTGTATCGCACCACGCACGTCCCCGTCGGCGAAGACCAGAAGCAGCACATCGAGCTGACGCGCGATCTCGCGCAGCGCTTCAACGCGGCTTACGGCGGGGTGTTCGTCCTGCCCGAACCGGCGATCCCGGCGGCCGGAGCGCGGATCATGGGCCTCGACGATCCGACCAAGAAGATGTCGAAGAGCGTCGCCGGCTCGTATCACGCAATCCGCGTCCTCGATCCGCCCGAACAGATCCGCAAAGCGGTGATGTCCGCGCAGACCGACAGCGGCCGCGAGATTCGCATCGACCCCGCGCGTCCCGGCGTGACGAACCTGCTCGCGATCTACATGGCGGCGTCGGGCACGAGTGCCGCCGAGGCCGAGGCGCACTTCGCCGGCGCGCGCGGCTACGGCGACGTGAAAAAGGAACTCGTCGATCTGCTCGTCGAGACGCTGCGGCCGCTGCGCGAACGGTACGCCGAACTCGCGGCCGATCCGGCGACGGTGCACGAACTGCTGTGCGCCGGCGCCGACGCGGTGCGGCCGATCGCTCGCGCCACCGCCGATGCGGCGAAGCGCGCGATGGGCGTCGGAAGCTAG
- a CDS encoding zinc-ribbon domain containing protein, translating to MYTDERLTCTDCGAEFVFSAGEQQFFATKGFQNKPNRCPDCRAVRKSARANSGGISGGYGGGGGMRGSDRAYGGAREMYSVTCSSCGQQAEVPFQPRGDKPVYCRDCFQSQRSYR from the coding sequence TTGTATACCGATGAACGGCTGACTTGCACCGATTGCGGTGCGGAGTTTGTTTTCAGCGCCGGCGAACAGCAATTCTTCGCGACGAAGGGTTTTCAGAACAAACCCAACCGCTGCCCGGACTGCCGCGCCGTGCGCAAGAGTGCGCGCGCGAACAGCGGCGGAATCTCCGGCGGATACGGCGGCGGCGGCGGGATGCGCGGCAGCGATCGCGCGTACGGCGGCGCGCGCGAGATGTACAGCGTGACCTGCAGCAGCTGCGGACAGCAGGCGGAAGTGCCGTTCCAGCCGCGCGGCGACAAGCCGGTATACTGCCGCGACTGCTTCCAGTCGCAGCGCTCGTACCGTTGA
- the thiD gene encoding bifunctional hydroxymethylpyrimidine kinase/phosphomethylpyrimidine kinase, producing the protein MPVVAAVGTTHPLAFAGVTFAMQVLAREGVRPVCVIAGVSAQDARSVLRRTPLDAATIAAQFDALREAGVGAFHVGALLSTDAVRAVAAGLAAFAGVPVVVDPVLAATGGDPLADDATVAALRDVLLPCATLLTPNLDEAGALLERSVRDLDAMRDAAPALRARGARAVLVKGGHLAGDAIDVVSDDAGVRTFRTPRIANVLRGTGDLLAATIAASLASGATLDDAIVHAHTRVADAIAHGVLFAGTRVAPETR; encoded by the coding sequence GTGCCGGTCGTCGCCGCCGTCGGCACGACCCATCCGCTCGCGTTCGCGGGCGTCACCTTCGCGATGCAGGTGCTCGCGCGCGAAGGCGTGCGCCCCGTCTGCGTCATCGCCGGCGTGAGCGCGCAGGATGCGCGCAGCGTCCTGCGCCGCACGCCGCTTGACGCGGCGACGATCGCGGCGCAATTCGACGCGCTGCGCGAGGCGGGCGTCGGCGCTTTTCACGTCGGCGCGCTCCTCTCCACGGACGCGGTGCGCGCGGTCGCCGCGGGGCTCGCGGCGTTTGCGGGGGTGCCGGTCGTGGTCGATCCGGTGCTTGCCGCGACGGGCGGCGATCCGCTCGCCGATGACGCGACGGTGGCCGCGCTGCGCGACGTGCTCCTTCCGTGCGCAACGCTGCTGACGCCGAACCTCGACGAAGCCGGTGCGCTGCTGGAGCGCAGCGTGCGCGATCTCGACGCGATGCGCGATGCAGCGCCGGCGCTGCGCGCGCGCGGCGCGCGCGCGGTGCTGGTGAAAGGCGGACATCTCGCCGGCGACGCGATCGACGTCGTTTCCGACGACGCGGGCGTGCGCACGTTTCGCACGCCGCGCATCGCGAACGTGCTGCGCGGCACCGGCGATTTGCTCGCGGCGACGATCGCAGCATCGCTGGCATCCGGCGCGACGCTCGACGATGCGATCGTGCACGCGCACACGCGCGTCGCCGACGCGATTGCGCACGGCGTGCTGTTCGCGGGCACGCGCGTCGCGCCGGAGACGCGCTAA
- a CDS encoding thiamine phosphate synthase, with protein MRGIYAIVDPARVEPIAFTEAVLRGGIRLVQIRAKDGIDSTTLIALVGRVRAAGGIALLNDDVGLARLADGVHLGQEDAAGLDLTALRRGLPGKIIGLSCGTPAEARAVDPALIDYVGVGPVFATGSKPDAGRPIGINGVRAVVEASPVPCAAIGGIDSATIGRVRETAVPMAAVISALVCDDPERAARELVERWG; from the coding sequence TTGCGGGGGATCTACGCGATCGTCGACCCCGCGCGGGTCGAGCCGATCGCGTTCACCGAGGCGGTGCTGCGCGGCGGGATCCGGCTCGTCCAGATCCGGGCGAAGGACGGGATCGACAGCACGACGCTGATCGCGCTCGTCGGCCGGGTGCGCGCCGCGGGCGGGATCGCGCTCCTCAACGACGACGTCGGCTTGGCGCGGCTCGCCGACGGCGTGCATCTCGGGCAAGAAGACGCCGCAGGGCTCGACCTCACCGCACTGCGGCGCGGGCTCCCGGGCAAGATCATCGGCCTCTCGTGCGGGACGCCGGCCGAAGCGCGAGCGGTCGATCCGGCGCTGATCGACTACGTCGGCGTGGGGCCGGTCTTCGCCACGGGTTCGAAGCCGGACGCCGGTCGGCCGATCGGGATCAACGGCGTGCGCGCCGTCGTCGAGGCGTCGCCGGTGCCCTGCGCGGCGATCGGCGGGATCGATTCCGCGACGATCGGACGGGTGCGCGAGACCGCCGTGCCGATGGCGGCGGTGATCTCGGCGCTCGTCTGCGACGATCCGGAGCGCGCGGCGCGCGAGCTCGTCGAACGCTGGGGCTGA